The following coding sequences are from one Kushneria phosphatilytica window:
- the mpl gene encoding UDP-N-acetylmuramate:L-alanyl-gamma-D-glutamyl-meso-diaminopimelate ligase translates to MHIHILGICGTFMGSLALLARELGYRVTGSDAGVYPPMSTQLEAQGIALMEGYGPDNLEPAPDLVVIGNALSRGNPEVEAVLNRHLPYTSGPQWLQEHVLGGRPVLAVAGTHGKTTTASILAWLLEYAGQSPGFLIGGVPRNFGISARLGNTKAPFVIEADEYDTAFFDKRSKFVHYRPDVAVLNNLEFDHADIFDDLAAIERQFHHLVRTVPGEGALVINADEPALKRVLERGCWTPVIRFGDSADVSIGDWQVQHEPGETCRFTLHHGQHASHTTEWALSGGHNLVNALAAAAAAATQGVSVEQAGRALAEFASPRRRQELRGVVDGIEVIDDFAHHPTAIASTLSGLRSTQRAGRLLAVIEPRSNTMRLGTMKARLPESVSAADQVYWYQPATLNWSVDEVSRACRVDSRVFHSIEALINALVEEARPNDRIVVMSNGSFEGLHERLLEALTQRMRVSLT, encoded by the coding sequence ATGCATATTCATATTCTCGGCATCTGCGGCACCTTCATGGGGAGCCTGGCCCTGCTGGCGCGTGAACTCGGCTATCGGGTGACAGGGTCGGATGCCGGCGTCTATCCCCCCATGAGCACTCAACTGGAGGCCCAGGGGATTGCCCTGATGGAGGGCTACGGACCCGATAATCTTGAGCCGGCGCCTGATCTGGTTGTCATTGGCAACGCCCTGTCGCGTGGTAATCCCGAAGTAGAGGCAGTCCTGAATCGTCATCTGCCTTATACCTCCGGCCCGCAATGGCTTCAGGAGCATGTGCTGGGTGGCCGACCTGTACTGGCCGTCGCCGGGACGCATGGCAAAACCACAACAGCCAGCATACTGGCCTGGTTGCTCGAATATGCAGGACAGTCACCGGGATTTCTGATCGGTGGCGTACCGCGCAATTTTGGCATCTCGGCCCGTCTGGGAAACACGAAAGCGCCTTTTGTGATCGAGGCTGATGAGTACGATACGGCCTTTTTCGACAAGCGTTCCAAGTTCGTGCATTACCGACCCGATGTCGCTGTGCTGAACAATCTCGAATTTGATCACGCTGATATTTTCGATGATCTGGCCGCCATCGAGCGTCAGTTCCATCATCTTGTACGTACGGTCCCGGGCGAGGGGGCATTGGTCATCAATGCCGACGAGCCGGCTCTGAAGCGGGTATTGGAACGTGGTTGCTGGACACCGGTCATTCGGTTCGGTGACTCGGCGGATGTCTCGATCGGTGATTGGCAGGTGCAGCATGAGCCCGGAGAAACATGCCGCTTTACGCTGCATCATGGCCAGCATGCCTCGCACACCACCGAATGGGCGCTGAGTGGTGGGCATAATCTCGTCAATGCGCTGGCAGCGGCAGCAGCAGCGGCTACGCAGGGTGTCAGCGTGGAGCAGGCTGGTCGGGCGCTGGCCGAATTTGCATCGCCGCGTCGCCGTCAGGAGCTAAGAGGCGTGGTCGATGGCATCGAAGTCATCGATGATTTTGCACACCATCCTACTGCCATTGCCTCCACGCTTTCAGGGCTGCGTTCGACGCAAAGAGCAGGGCGCCTGCTGGCGGTCATTGAGCCGCGCTCCAATACCATGCGTCTGGGGACAATGAAGGCGCGGTTACCGGAGAGTGTGTCTGCTGCCGATCAGGTGTACTGGTACCAGCCAGCTACCCTGAACTGGTCGGTTGATGAGGTTTCCCGGGCGTGCCGAGTGGATTCACGCGTTTTTCATTCGATCGAAGCACTGATCAATGCCCTTGTCGAAGAGGCTCGACCGAATGATCGTATCGTCGTGATGAGCAATGGCAGCTTTGAGGGGCTGCATGAGCGACTGCTGGAAGCGCTGACACAACGTATGCGGGTATCACTCACCTGA
- the mltB gene encoding lytic murein transglycosylase B, translated as MKSRRFAGRSRHALLMVLAAAAAMPATGQAAQDFDPASHPKVEQMIEHLSSQGLDRKALIRAMDDATHQQSIIDAISRPAEGRLSWEKYRNIFIQPSRVSAGVQFIIDHRQAMQRAEDRYGVEPEVIAAIIGVETFYGRHKGSYRVIDSLSTLAFDYPKRADFFRGELEAYLTLTLQQGLDPLSLKGSYAGAMGYPQFIPTSYQAYAVDFDNDGIRDLWHEPVDAIGSVANYLAEHGWQHGKPIMIPAAVDGSPNQQIDFNAVSTPDQPVSRFEQMGLRPKKSLSADTKVMPLALDFEDGHKRYAFGLNNFYVITRYNHSHLYAAAVTTLAERIHAELARDN; from the coding sequence ATGAAGTCACGCCGTTTTGCCGGTCGTTCGCGCCACGCGCTGCTGATGGTGCTTGCAGCAGCAGCGGCCATGCCCGCAACCGGGCAGGCCGCTCAGGATTTTGATCCTGCTTCGCACCCGAAGGTGGAGCAGATGATCGAGCACCTGTCTTCCCAGGGACTGGATCGCAAGGCGCTGATTCGCGCGATGGATGATGCAACGCATCAACAAAGCATTATCGATGCCATCTCAAGGCCGGCAGAAGGGCGGCTGAGCTGGGAGAAATATCGCAATATCTTTATCCAGCCTTCGCGCGTGTCGGCCGGGGTGCAGTTCATCATCGATCATCGCCAAGCGATGCAGCGAGCGGAAGATCGTTACGGTGTTGAGCCGGAGGTTATTGCAGCCATTATTGGCGTGGAAACCTTCTATGGGCGTCACAAGGGCAGTTATCGTGTCATCGATTCGCTCTCGACGCTGGCCTTTGATTATCCGAAACGAGCCGATTTCTTTCGTGGCGAGCTTGAGGCGTATCTGACCCTGACGCTACAACAGGGGCTGGACCCGCTTTCGCTGAAGGGTTCCTATGCAGGTGCCATGGGTTATCCGCAGTTTATCCCTACCAGTTATCAGGCTTACGCTGTCGACTTCGACAATGATGGCATTCGTGATCTCTGGCACGAACCGGTGGATGCCATCGGTAGCGTGGCCAATTATCTGGCCGAGCATGGCTGGCAGCATGGCAAGCCGATCATGATCCCGGCTGCGGTAGATGGCTCACCGAATCAGCAGATCGACTTCAATGCTGTCAGTACGCCTGACCAGCCGGTCAGCCGGTTCGAGCAGATGGGGCTTCGTCCGAAAAAGAGTCTGTCTGCCGATACGAAGGTCATGCCGCTGGCGCTGGATTTCGAGGATGGGCACAAACGCTACGCTTTCGGTTTGAACAATTTTTACGTCATTACCCGTTACAACCACAGTCATCTCTATGCAGCTGCCGTAACCACGCTTGCAGAGCGTATTCATGCAGAGCTGGCCCGGGATAATTGA
- the rlmH gene encoding 23S rRNA (pseudouridine(1915)-N(3))-methyltransferase RlmH translates to MKLRILAVGHKMPSWVEQGVGEYRKRLPRDMALEIIEIAPGSRRGNDDPARAVAHEGERMLARLGRDDHVVALDVAGRQWSTEKLAGRLDTWRHGGRNVSLLVGGPDGLDQRCLSMAAEQWSLSALTLPHPLVRVVLAEQLYRAWTLLVGHPYHR, encoded by the coding sequence ATGAAACTGCGCATTCTGGCTGTCGGGCATAAGATGCCGAGCTGGGTTGAACAGGGGGTCGGTGAGTATCGCAAGCGCTTGCCGCGCGACATGGCGCTGGAGATCATTGAAATTGCGCCCGGCAGTCGTCGCGGCAATGATGATCCCGCCCGGGCCGTGGCACATGAAGGGGAGCGTATGCTCGCCCGACTGGGGCGTGATGACCATGTCGTGGCTCTGGATGTCGCGGGGCGGCAGTGGAGTACCGAAAAGCTTGCCGGCCGACTCGATACCTGGCGTCATGGTGGCCGCAATGTGTCCCTGCTGGTGGGTGGCCCGGATGGTCTCGATCAGCGATGTCTTTCGATGGCTGCGGAACAGTGGTCATTGTCGGCGTTGACACTCCCGCATCCACTGGTGAGGGTCGTGCTGGCAGAGCAGCTGTACCGGGCATGGACGCTACTGGTAGGACACCCCTATCACCGTTGA
- the mrdA gene encoding penicillin-binding protein 2, whose protein sequence is MRRPNSSLRNTAREVEVFRRRSLLAALIVLVLIGVLAGRLVYLQIFEHDVFITRSDNNRIRVEPLPPNRGLIYDREHRILAENRPTYNLTMVREQASEVDQTLKRLIRILDLPDAMYDTLQSRSRQRQRPFEPALLLSDLTEDQIARIAVNRYRLPGVEVEAQLMRYYPDSRIMAHVLGYVGRISQADEKRIDSGNYAGTHYIGKTGIERFYEKALHGTAGVRRVETNARGRILREISRTPPKPGKDLTLTIDKDLQEFGAQLLKGKRGAIVAIDPRNGDILAMVSTPGYDTNQFVNGISSKAYQALQNDTDLPLYNRAVRGQYPPASTVKPYMALDGLETGVMNPSDTIYDPGYYKLPNGDRKYHNWLRWGHGRVDMHRAIVVSNDTYFYHLAHELGIDRIAPFMHKFGFGEDHSLDVWGASDGLMPSREWKRARYNKVWYPGETLSAGIGQGYWLATPLQMATAMTVLANRGHWVRPHLAKKVGDREVEPPFSDTPPDVELKNPDWWHLVIDAMQDVADKTQATGPGREYTMAAKSGTAQVFTLNKNQKYNAEELKEHLRDHALFSAFAPVKNPQIAVAVVVENAGWGSKNAGPVVRKLLDYWLLPRLKQEDRPGLLDQPVQESTQDVHD, encoded by the coding sequence ATGCGTCGTCCGAATTCTTCGCTACGCAATACCGCTCGGGAAGTCGAGGTCTTCCGAAGGCGCAGCCTGTTGGCGGCCCTGATCGTCCTGGTACTGATTGGGGTGCTGGCCGGCCGACTCGTCTACCTTCAGATATTCGAGCACGATGTTTTTATCACCCGGTCCGATAACAATCGCATCCGGGTTGAGCCGTTGCCACCCAACCGGGGGCTGATCTACGATCGCGAACATCGTATCCTGGCCGAGAATCGGCCGACCTACAATCTCACCATGGTACGTGAGCAGGCCAGTGAGGTGGATCAGACACTCAAGCGCCTTATTCGCATCCTCGATCTACCGGATGCCATGTACGATACCCTTCAATCCCGCTCGCGCCAGCGTCAGAGACCGTTCGAGCCGGCCCTGCTGCTCAGTGATCTTACCGAAGATCAGATTGCGCGCATTGCCGTCAATCGCTATCGCCTACCGGGCGTCGAAGTGGAAGCCCAGCTGATGCGCTATTATCCCGACAGTCGCATCATGGCGCATGTCCTGGGCTATGTTGGACGTATCAGTCAGGCCGATGAAAAGCGTATCGATAGTGGCAACTATGCCGGGACCCACTATATCGGCAAGACGGGCATCGAGCGTTTCTATGAGAAGGCACTGCATGGTACTGCCGGTGTGCGTCGGGTAGAAACCAATGCCCGCGGGCGTATCCTGCGAGAGATCAGTCGTACGCCTCCGAAACCCGGCAAGGATCTGACGCTGACCATCGACAAGGATCTGCAGGAATTCGGGGCGCAATTGCTCAAGGGCAAGCGGGGAGCGATCGTCGCCATCGATCCACGCAATGGCGATATCCTCGCCATGGTCTCGACCCCGGGATATGACACCAATCAGTTCGTCAATGGTATCAGCAGCAAGGCCTATCAGGCGTTGCAGAATGATACCGATTTACCGCTCTACAACCGTGCTGTCCGAGGGCAGTATCCACCGGCTTCGACGGTCAAGCCCTACATGGCGCTGGATGGCCTGGAGACCGGGGTCATGAACCCTTCGGACACGATCTATGACCCCGGTTATTACAAGCTGCCCAATGGGGATCGCAAGTATCATAACTGGCTTCGCTGGGGGCATGGACGGGTCGACATGCATCGCGCCATCGTGGTGTCCAACGATACTTACTTTTATCACCTGGCGCATGAGCTGGGGATCGACCGCATCGCACCTTTCATGCACAAGTTCGGATTCGGTGAGGATCATAGCCTCGATGTATGGGGCGCAAGCGATGGCCTCATGCCTTCCCGGGAATGGAAACGCGCTCGTTACAACAAGGTCTGGTATCCGGGAGAAACCCTGTCGGCAGGTATCGGTCAGGGCTATTGGCTGGCAACGCCCCTTCAGATGGCAACGGCCATGACGGTACTGGCCAATCGGGGCCATTGGGTTCGCCCGCATCTGGCGAAAAAAGTCGGCGATCGTGAAGTAGAACCCCCGTTTTCCGATACACCGCCGGATGTCGAGCTCAAGAATCCCGATTGGTGGCACCTGGTCATCGATGCCATGCAGGATGTGGCTGACAAGACTCAGGCCACCGGCCCTGGGCGTGAGTACACCATGGCTGCCAAATCAGGTACGGCCCAGGTCTTTACGCTCAACAAGAATCAGAAGTACAACGCCGAAGAGCTCAAGGAGCATCTGCGCGATCATGCATTGTTTTCCGCCTTTGCCCCGGTGAAGAACCCGCAGATTGCAGTGGCTGTTGTTGTCGAGAATGCGGGTTGGGGCAGCAAGAATGCCGGCCCGGTGGTACGCAAGCTGCTTGATTACTGGCTGCTGCCTCGACTCAAGCAGGAAGACAGGCCGGGTCTGCTCGATCAGCCTGTTCAGGAATCCACGCAGGACGTGCACGACTGA
- the rsfS gene encoding ribosome silencing factor has product MQTEALSSLVIEALEELKGREIAELDVAALTSVTDVMVVVSGTSNRHVGALADNVVEHAKKSGVRPLGVEGSQEWVLVDLGDVVVHVMMPETRKLYDLERLWTELPNDLVREEASPTPQ; this is encoded by the coding sequence ATGCAGACTGAAGCACTCTCATCGCTGGTAATTGAAGCGCTCGAGGAACTCAAGGGGCGCGAAATTGCCGAACTGGACGTTGCCGCCCTGACCAGTGTTACTGATGTCATGGTGGTCGTCAGCGGTACATCGAATCGCCACGTTGGTGCGTTGGCGGATAACGTGGTGGAACATGCCAAAAAAAGCGGTGTCAGACCGCTGGGTGTCGAGGGGAGCCAGGAGTGGGTGCTGGTGGATCTCGGTGACGTGGTTGTTCATGTCATGATGCCGGAGACCCGCAAGCTCTACGATCTCGAGCGGCTCTGGACCGAGCTGCCCAACGATCTGGTTCGTGAAGAAGCCAGCCCAACGCCGCAATGA
- a CDS encoding glutamate-5-semialdehyde dehydrogenase, with protein MASSVETRADADSDQGEDVTAHVTHLGQQARRAAAGLREATTGDKNTALHAMAAQLEQQREILRTANERDLEQAQQDGLSAALLDRLTLDDRRIDAMIAGLETVAALPDPVGEIDELSTRPNGLQIGRMRVPLGVIGIIYESRPNVTIDAAALCLKSGNAAILRGGSEAVHSNAAIAECIRLGLAEAGLPEACVQRVGTRDRQAVGALIRMDQYVDVIIPRGGRSLIERISADATVPVIKHLEGICHVYVDRHADLNQAWEVAFNAKCYRYGICGAMETLLVDESIAADFLPEMARRLMEAGVELRGCDRTRQLIAAEIAEESDWSTEYLAPILSIRVVEGLQAAIEHINHYGSHHTDAIVSQHLGHTRRFMAAVDSSSVMVNAATCFADGGEYGLGAEIGISTNRLHVRGPVGLQGLTTQKYIVIGDGHVRH; from the coding sequence ATGGCGTCTTCAGTCGAGACCCGGGCCGATGCCGATAGCGATCAGGGCGAGGATGTCACTGCGCATGTTACCCATCTGGGGCAACAGGCACGTCGTGCAGCAGCAGGCCTGCGTGAGGCGACCACCGGGGACAAGAATACCGCACTGCACGCCATGGCAGCTCAGCTTGAACAGCAGCGTGAAATACTGCGTACTGCCAATGAGCGCGATCTTGAGCAGGCACAGCAGGATGGGCTCTCGGCAGCGCTGCTGGATCGTCTGACGCTCGATGATCGGCGTATCGATGCCATGATTGCCGGATTGGAAACGGTCGCTGCCTTGCCGGACCCGGTGGGAGAAATCGATGAACTGAGTACACGCCCCAATGGCCTGCAGATCGGCCGGATGCGCGTACCGCTCGGGGTTATCGGAATCATTTATGAATCCCGCCCCAACGTCACCATCGATGCGGCGGCGTTATGCCTGAAATCCGGCAATGCTGCCATTCTGCGCGGGGGCTCGGAGGCCGTGCATTCGAATGCGGCAATTGCCGAGTGCATTCGGCTCGGTCTGGCGGAAGCCGGCTTGCCTGAAGCGTGCGTGCAGCGTGTTGGTACCCGTGATCGTCAGGCCGTGGGTGCGCTCATCCGAATGGACCAATATGTCGATGTCATTATCCCGCGAGGCGGACGTTCGCTGATTGAACGTATCAGCGCTGATGCTACGGTTCCGGTCATCAAGCATCTGGAAGGCATTTGTCATGTTTATGTAGATCGCCATGCTGATCTGAATCAGGCATGGGAAGTTGCCTTCAATGCCAAGTGTTACCGTTATGGCATTTGCGGCGCCATGGAGACACTGCTGGTGGATGAATCGATAGCGGCCGACTTTCTACCGGAAATGGCACGCCGGCTGATGGAAGCGGGCGTTGAACTGAGAGGCTGTGACCGTACTCGGCAGCTGATTGCCGCTGAAATAGCCGAGGAGAGTGACTGGTCGACTGAATATCTGGCCCCGATCCTGTCGATTCGCGTGGTCGAGGGGCTTCAGGCTGCCATCGAGCATATCAATCACTACGGGTCGCATCATACTGATGCCATCGTCAGTCAGCACCTGGGACATACGCGTCGCTTCATGGCAGCGGTTGACTCCAGCTCGGTCATGGTCAATGCAGCCACCTGCTTTGCTGATGGTGGTGAATATGGTTTGGGCGCCGAGATCGGGATCTCGACCAATCGACTGCATGTCAGGGGGCCGGTGGGTCTGCAAGGCTTGACCACGCAAAAATACATCGTGATCGGCGATGGCCATGTCCGTCACTGA
- a CDS encoding bifunctional DedA family/phosphatase PAP2 family protein, whose product MSPVDWITQLSHSPLLLILAVALTAFAESLALVGLVVPGVLMLTAAASLAGHDQVSIIALLISGFVGAIIGDGISYWLGKSQRDHILQWWPFNRRPELIERGQHFFSRYGILSVVFGRFVGPVRPIIPLIAGMMGMSWRRFMLVNTLSAAAWSPAYLLPGYYLGRSWQEHFNLPMHSEHWLSVLVLIMILAGLLLSWLRRRVDRESRLYRSILRQARHHRSLRWLWLRLRHDRLHGEVPLASIALLLATALGFLIWTIMVAGLKQPLLMDTQVQGIFQNIQQPWLTRAAVLCARVGDTYGTAALLLPWLGWLLWHRYRAALIHWIVGLGLLSISNTLLKELIGRVRPGAPDYLAHSFSYPSAHASTAVLLAGLASAFWAESLPLKRRHWPYLVALLWVTTIGLSRMVFGVHWSSDIIGGILLGLTLCAGLRISYHASTHKVVTGAPWSRLLGLSLLLVTLRILWLPPF is encoded by the coding sequence ATGTCGCCCGTTGACTGGATCACCCAGTTGAGCCATAGCCCCTTGTTGTTGATTCTGGCGGTCGCTCTCACCGCCTTTGCCGAATCGCTGGCGCTGGTGGGACTGGTCGTTCCCGGCGTGCTGATGCTGACGGCTGCCGCCTCACTGGCCGGACACGATCAGGTTTCCATCATCGCGTTGCTGATCAGCGGATTTGTCGGCGCCATCATTGGCGATGGCATCAGTTACTGGCTGGGCAAAAGTCAGCGAGATCATATTCTCCAGTGGTGGCCCTTCAATCGACGACCGGAACTGATCGAACGTGGTCAGCATTTCTTCAGTCGTTACGGCATCCTTTCTGTCGTTTTTGGCCGTTTTGTCGGCCCGGTCAGGCCCATCATTCCGCTGATCGCCGGGATGATGGGCATGTCCTGGCGGCGCTTCATGCTCGTCAATACACTTTCGGCAGCCGCATGGTCACCTGCCTACCTGCTACCCGGTTACTATCTGGGCCGCAGCTGGCAGGAGCATTTCAACCTGCCCATGCATAGCGAACACTGGTTGAGTGTTCTGGTGCTGATCATGATCCTGGCCGGGCTGCTGCTCTCCTGGCTGAGGCGCAGGGTTGATCGGGAAAGCAGACTCTATCGGTCAATACTGCGCCAGGCACGCCACCATCGATCGCTGCGCTGGCTGTGGTTACGCCTGCGTCATGACCGTTTGCATGGCGAAGTCCCCCTGGCATCGATTGCACTGCTACTGGCCACAGCCCTCGGCTTTCTGATCTGGACCATCATGGTCGCGGGCCTGAAGCAGCCATTATTGATGGACACTCAGGTCCAGGGTATTTTCCAGAACATTCAACAGCCATGGCTGACTCGTGCAGCCGTCCTGTGCGCCCGCGTCGGAGACACTTATGGCACCGCAGCCCTGCTGTTGCCATGGCTGGGATGGCTGCTGTGGCATCGCTATCGGGCCGCCCTGATTCACTGGATCGTGGGGCTGGGTCTGCTTTCGATCAGCAACACTCTGCTCAAGGAACTGATCGGCCGCGTCCGTCCGGGAGCGCCGGATTATTTGGCACACTCCTTTTCCTATCCCAGCGCTCACGCATCAACCGCTGTGCTTTTGGCTGGATTGGCCAGCGCCTTCTGGGCCGAATCCCTGCCCCTGAAACGGCGTCACTGGCCCTATCTGGTGGCGCTTTTATGGGTCACGACGATCGGGCTATCGCGAATGGTATTCGGCGTTCACTGGAGCAGCGATATCATTGGCGGCATTCTGCTGGGCCTGACACTATGTGCCGGTCTGCGCATCAGCTATCACGCCAGCACTCACAAGGTAGTCACAGGTGCGCCGTGGAGCAGGTTACTAGGTCTTTCGCTACTGCTGGTCACGCTTCGCATCCTCTGGCTACCGCCCTTTTAA
- the nadD gene encoding nicotinate-nucleotide adenylyltransferase produces MRVAMLGGTFDPVHLGHLRAAVELGELLALERIHLIPSHLPPHREAPGVDSEDRLAMVSAGIGETPGLMADDREMRRDGPSWSLQTLQSLRHEYGEQARLIMVLGLDAFRLLPEWHRPQDLFDQAHIVVIGRPDHHWSNEASLKALISSREVDDIESLMAHSRGSVLYLELPTAMAISATEIRRRLAIGASVRYLLPEGVERYIREHGLYGCDICPAYGSAPNG; encoded by the coding sequence GTGAGAGTTGCCATGCTGGGGGGGACCTTCGATCCCGTTCACCTTGGTCATTTGCGGGCGGCGGTGGAACTGGGGGAATTGCTGGCACTCGAGCGTATTCATCTCATTCCCAGTCATCTGCCGCCACATCGTGAGGCGCCGGGAGTCGACTCGGAGGATCGGCTGGCCATGGTATCGGCCGGTATCGGTGAAACGCCGGGACTTATGGCCGATGATCGGGAAATGAGGCGCGATGGCCCTTCCTGGTCACTGCAAACATTGCAGTCGCTGCGTCATGAATATGGCGAACAGGCAAGGTTGATCATGGTGCTGGGACTTGATGCCTTTCGTTTACTGCCTGAGTGGCATCGTCCCCAGGACCTGTTTGACCAGGCACATATCGTGGTCATTGGTCGGCCCGATCATCACTGGTCGAATGAGGCTTCCCTGAAGGCATTGATAAGCAGCCGGGAAGTCGATGATATCGAGTCGTTGATGGCGCATTCACGTGGGAGCGTCCTGTATCTGGAATTGCCTACTGCCATGGCGATTTCGGCAACCGAAATCCGGCGGCGTCTTGCCATTGGCGCCAGTGTTCGCTATCTGCTGCCGGAGGGGGTGGAACGTTATATTCGCGAACATGGCCTTTATGGTTGTGACATCTGCCCCGCCTACGGATCGGCACCGAATGGCTGA
- the rodA gene encoding rod shape-determining protein RodA, which yields MKETWSRWIRRSRRRYQRFDWATLNIDPWLLLMLLLIMAGGLMVLYSAGGESLLLVKAQALRLLLAITAMLVIAQVPPRLMMSLAWVFYLGVTLMLLAVDVIGAHAMGAQRWLEIPGLFRFQPSELMKLAMPMMLASYLARRQLPPGWMDLIFCVLLIIVPVGLIADQPDLGTSMLVSASAVFVVLLAGLSWRVVGVCALLVAAAMPLMWFNMHDYQQQRVLTFLNPESDPLGTGWNIIQSKTAIGSGGLWGKGWMQGTQSQLEFLPERHTDFIVAVLGEEFGLVGMTLLLFAYLILIWRGLYMAAQAPDTFGRLAGGSIVLTFFVYVFVNVGMVSGLLPIVGVPLPLISFGGTSSVTLLAGFGILMAVFGHRKMSPR from the coding sequence ATGAAGGAAACCTGGTCACGCTGGATTCGACGCTCACGCCGCCGCTATCAGCGTTTCGACTGGGCCACGCTGAATATCGATCCGTGGCTGTTGCTCATGCTGCTGCTGATCATGGCGGGCGGGCTCATGGTGCTCTACAGCGCTGGCGGTGAATCGTTGCTGCTGGTCAAGGCGCAGGCGCTGCGCCTGCTACTGGCAATTACCGCCATGCTGGTGATTGCACAGGTTCCACCTCGCCTCATGATGAGCCTGGCCTGGGTCTTCTATCTGGGCGTGACTCTGATGTTGCTGGCCGTGGATGTCATCGGTGCCCATGCCATGGGTGCACAGCGCTGGCTCGAAATCCCCGGATTATTTCGTTTTCAACCTTCGGAACTGATGAAGCTGGCCATGCCGATGATGCTTGCCAGTTATCTGGCACGACGACAGTTGCCGCCGGGGTGGATGGATCTGATCTTCTGCGTGCTGCTGATCATCGTTCCGGTGGGGCTGATTGCCGATCAGCCCGATCTCGGCACCTCGATGCTGGTTTCCGCCTCGGCTGTCTTCGTGGTGCTGCTGGCAGGATTGTCCTGGCGGGTGGTCGGTGTCTGCGCGCTGTTGGTGGCCGCTGCCATGCCGTTGATGTGGTTCAACATGCATGACTACCAGCAGCAACGAGTGTTGACCTTTCTCAATCCTGAAAGTGATCCACTGGGAACCGGTTGGAACATCATTCAGTCGAAAACAGCCATCGGTTCGGGCGGATTGTGGGGCAAGGGTTGGATGCAGGGGACCCAGTCCCAGTTGGAATTCCTGCCCGAACGTCATACCGACTTCATCGTGGCTGTGCTGGGCGAGGAGTTCGGCCTGGTCGGCATGACCTTGCTGCTGTTTGCCTATCTGATACTGATCTGGCGTGGACTCTACATGGCGGCCCAGGCGCCTGATACGTTTGGTCGCCTTGCCGGTGGCAGTATCGTACTGACCTTTTTCGTGTATGTGTTCGTCAATGTCGGTATGGTCAGCGGGCTATTACCAATTGTCGGAGTACCGTTGCCGCTGATCAGTTTCGGTGGGACATCCAGCGTGACCCTGCTGGCGGGCTTCGGTATTCTGATGGCCGTTTTCGGTCATCGTAAAATGTCGCCGCGTTAG